The Pseudomonas sp. DG56-2 genome contains a region encoding:
- the grxC gene encoding glutaredoxin 3 codes for MNNVIVYSSDYCPYCSRAKHLLQSKGVAFEEIKVDGKPQVRAEMVQKAGRTSVPQIWIGSTHVGGCDDLYALERSGKLDGLLKA; via the coding sequence ATGAACAACGTCATCGTCTACTCCAGCGACTACTGCCCTTACTGCTCGCGGGCCAAGCACCTGTTGCAGAGCAAAGGTGTGGCTTTCGAAGAGATCAAGGTCGATGGCAAGCCGCAGGTGCGTGCTGAAATGGTCCAGAAGGCCGGCCGTACCTCGGTACCGCAGATATGGATCGGCAGTACCCATGTCGGCGGTTGCGACGACCTGTATGCCCTTGAGCGCTCCGGCAAGCTCGATGGTTTGCTCAAGGCTTGA
- a CDS encoding murein hydrolase activator EnvC produces MFRVLIVLAMSCLLSPAFADERAQTQQQLDATRQDIAELKKMLGQLQQEKSGVQKDLRNTETDIGKLEKQVEALQQELKKTEGELERLDQEKKKLQSARVEQQRLIAIQARSAYQNGREEYLKLLLNQQNPEKFARTLTYYDYLSQARLAQLRSFNETLRQLANVEQDISLQQAQLLAQQGNLDAQRQELEKVRSERQQVLAKLNTDVKARDQKLQAREQDQADLSKVLKTIEETLARQAREAEAARQKALLAAQEAQKQRQRDALAASSSATPSKPKALPGPLVSSSGETFGGAFSSARGKLPWPVNGRLLARFGEARGGDSRAKWDGVMISASAGSQVRAVHGGRVVFADWLRGAGLLVILDHGNGYLSLYGHNQSLLKSAGDVVKAGEAISTVGDSGGQNSSGLYFAIRQQGRPSDPAQWCRAQG; encoded by the coding sequence ATGTTCCGCGTCCTGATCGTTCTAGCCATGTCTTGCTTGCTCAGCCCGGCGTTTGCCGATGAGCGCGCGCAAACCCAGCAGCAACTGGACGCCACGCGTCAGGACATTGCCGAGCTGAAAAAAATGCTTGGCCAGTTGCAGCAGGAAAAATCCGGTGTGCAGAAAGACCTGCGCAATACCGAAACCGATATCGGCAAGCTGGAAAAGCAGGTGGAGGCCCTGCAACAGGAACTAAAAAAGACCGAGGGCGAGCTGGAGCGCCTTGATCAAGAGAAAAAAAAACTCCAGAGCGCCCGCGTTGAACAACAACGGCTGATTGCCATCCAGGCCCGTTCGGCTTACCAGAACGGCCGCGAGGAATACCTCAAGCTGCTGCTCAACCAGCAGAACCCGGAAAAATTCGCTCGCACCCTGACCTATTACGACTACCTCAGCCAGGCGCGCCTGGCGCAGTTGCGCAGTTTCAATGAAACCTTGCGCCAGTTGGCCAACGTCGAACAGGACATCAGCCTGCAGCAAGCCCAGCTACTGGCCCAGCAAGGCAACCTGGACGCTCAGCGCCAGGAACTCGAAAAAGTACGCAGCGAACGCCAGCAAGTACTGGCCAAGCTCAATACCGACGTCAAAGCCCGCGACCAGAAACTGCAGGCTCGTGAGCAGGATCAGGCCGACCTGAGCAAAGTTCTCAAAACCATTGAAGAAACCCTGGCCCGACAGGCCCGTGAAGCCGAAGCAGCCCGTCAAAAGGCGCTGCTCGCGGCCCAGGAAGCGCAAAAGCAGCGTCAGCGCGACGCCCTGGCAGCAAGCAGCAGCGCGACGCCAAGCAAACCCAAGGCCCTTCCCGGCCCCCTGGTTTCCAGCAGCGGCGAAACCTTCGGCGGCGCTTTTTCTTCGGCTCGAGGAAAACTTCCATGGCCGGTCAATGGTCGATTGCTCGCGCGGTTTGGCGAAGCCCGTGGCGGTGACTCACGGGCAAAATGGGACGGGGTAATGATCAGTGCCTCTGCCGGCAGCCAAGTACGTGCTGTGCATGGCGGTCGAGTCGTGTTCGCCGACTGGTTGCGCGGCGCTGGACTTCTGGTCATTCTCGACCATGGTAATGGTTACCTGAGCCTGTACGGCCACAACCAGAGCCTGCTCAAGAGTGCCGGAGACGTGGTCAAGGCCGGTGAGGCCATTTCCACCGTCGGCGACAGCGGTGGCCAGAACAGCTCGGGGCTGTATTTCGCCATCCGCCAGCAAGGTCGCCCCAGCGACCCCGCACAATGGTGCCGTGCCCAAGGATAG
- the glnL gene encoding nitrogen regulation protein NR(II), whose translation MTISDALHRLLLDNLTTATILLNADLRLEYMNPAAEMLLAISGQRSHGQFISELFTESPEALNSLRQAVEHAHPFTKREALLTSLTGQTQTVDYAVTPILSGGRTLLLLEVHPRDRLLRITKEEAQLSKQETTKLLVRGLAHEIKNPLGGIRGAAQLLSRELPEEGLKDYTNVIIEEADRLRNLVDRMLGSNKLPSLAMTNIHEVLERVCSLVEAETQGGITLVRDYDPSLPDVLIDREQMIQAVLNIVRNAMQAISGQNELRLGRISLRTRAMRQFTIGHTRHRLVAKVEIIDNGPGVPAELQETIFYPMVSGRPDGTGLGLAITQNIISQHQGLIECDSHPGHTIFSIFLPLEQGANAS comes from the coding sequence ATGACCATCAGCGATGCCCTGCACCGACTGCTACTGGACAACCTGACAACCGCGACCATATTGCTCAATGCCGATTTGCGCCTTGAGTACATGAACCCGGCAGCTGAAATGCTTCTGGCTATCAGTGGTCAACGCAGCCACGGGCAATTCATCAGTGAGTTGTTCACCGAATCACCGGAAGCGCTCAATTCATTGCGCCAGGCGGTCGAGCACGCGCATCCATTCACCAAGCGCGAAGCCCTGCTGACCTCTTTGACCGGACAAACCCAGACTGTCGACTATGCGGTAACGCCGATTCTGAGTGGCGGGCGAACCTTGTTGCTGCTTGAAGTACACCCCCGCGACCGACTGCTGCGGATCACCAAGGAGGAGGCCCAACTGTCCAAGCAGGAAACCACCAAATTGCTGGTGCGTGGCCTGGCCCATGAGATCAAGAACCCACTCGGGGGCATCCGTGGAGCCGCACAGCTGCTTTCCAGGGAGTTGCCCGAGGAAGGCCTCAAGGATTACACCAATGTGATCATTGAAGAGGCCGACCGCCTGCGTAACCTGGTCGACCGCATGCTCGGCTCGAACAAACTGCCGTCGCTGGCGATGACCAATATTCATGAAGTCCTCGAGCGGGTGTGCAGCCTGGTCGAGGCTGAAACCCAGGGCGGAATTACCCTGGTACGCGACTACGACCCGAGCCTGCCGGACGTGCTGATCGACCGCGAGCAAATGATCCAGGCCGTACTCAACATCGTGCGTAATGCCATGCAAGCCATCAGTGGCCAGAACGAACTTCGCCTGGGGCGAATCAGTCTGCGCACCCGGGCCATGCGCCAGTTCACCATTGGCCACACACGCCATCGCCTGGTGGCCAAGGTCGAGATCATCGACAACGGCCCAGGTGTTCCGGCCGAGCTGCAAGAAACCATCTTTTACCCAATGGTCAGCGGCCGTCCGGACGGTACCGGGCTGGGCTTGGCCATCACCCAGAACATCATCAGCCAGCACCAGGGCCTGATCGAATGTGACAGCCATCCAGGCCACACCATCTTTTCGATTTTCCTGCCGCTGGAACAAGGAGCCAACGCCTCATGA
- the gpmI gene encoding 2,3-bisphosphoglycerate-independent phosphoglycerate mutase: MTSTPKPLVLIILDGFGHSESHEYNAIYSANTPVYDRLRATQPHGLISGSGMDVGLPDGQMGNSEVGHMNLGAGRVVYQDFTRVTKSIKDGDFFENAVLCGAVDKAASAGKAVHILGLLSDGGVHSHQDHLIAMAELAAQRGAENIYLHAFLDGRDTPPKSAQSSIELLDATFAKLGKGRIASLIGRYYAMDRDNRWDRVAAAYNLIVDSAAEFTADNAKAGLEAAYARGESDEFVKATRVGAAVKVEDGDAVIFMNFRADRARELSRVFVEADFNEFPRARLPKLAAYIGLTQYSAKIPAPAAFAPGSLDNVLGEYLAKNGKTQLRIAETEKYAHVTFFFSGGREEPFEGEERILIPSPKVATYDLQPEMSAPEVTDRIVEAIEQQRYDVIVVNYANGDMVGHSGVFEAAVKAVEALDLCVGRIVQALDKVGGEALITADHGNVEQMEDACTGQAHTAHTTEPVPFIYVGKRNVKVREGGVLADVAPTMLKLLGLEKPAEMTGESILVEG, from the coding sequence ATGACGAGCACGCCAAAACCTTTGGTCCTGATCATCCTGGATGGTTTCGGTCATAGCGAAAGCCACGAATACAACGCCATCTACTCGGCCAACACGCCGGTCTACGATCGCCTGCGCGCCACCCAGCCGCATGGCTTGATCTCGGGCTCGGGCATGGACGTCGGCCTGCCTGACGGACAGATGGGCAACTCGGAAGTGGGTCATATGAACCTTGGCGCTGGCCGCGTGGTTTACCAGGACTTCACTCGGGTGACCAAATCCATCAAAGATGGCGACTTTTTCGAAAATGCCGTGCTGTGCGGCGCGGTCGACAAAGCCGCATCAGCCGGCAAAGCCGTCCACATTCTCGGTCTGCTTTCCGATGGTGGCGTGCACAGCCACCAGGACCACTTGATCGCCATGGCCGAACTGGCCGCACAGCGTGGCGCCGAGAATATCTACCTGCACGCCTTCCTTGACGGCCGTGACACGCCCCCCAAAAGCGCACAGTCGTCCATCGAGCTGCTCGACGCCACGTTCGCCAAGCTCGGCAAGGGCCGCATCGCCAGCCTGATCGGTCGCTACTACGCTATGGACCGCGATAATCGCTGGGACCGTGTTGCAGCTGCCTATAACCTCATCGTCGACAGCGCCGCCGAATTTACCGCCGACAACGCCAAGGCTGGCCTCGAAGCTGCCTACGCCCGTGGCGAGAGCGACGAGTTCGTCAAAGCCACACGCGTTGGCGCAGCAGTCAAGGTCGAAGACGGCGACGCGGTAATCTTCATGAATTTTCGCGCCGACCGCGCCCGCGAACTGTCGCGCGTGTTCGTCGAAGCCGATTTCAACGAATTCCCACGAGCACGCCTGCCGAAATTGGCGGCCTATATCGGCCTGACCCAGTATTCGGCAAAAATCCCGGCCCCTGCCGCTTTTGCCCCTGGCAGCTTGGACAACGTGCTGGGCGAATACCTGGCCAAGAACGGCAAGACTCAGCTACGCATTGCCGAAACCGAGAAGTACGCGCACGTCACCTTCTTCTTCTCCGGCGGTCGCGAAGAACCGTTCGAAGGCGAAGAGCGCATCCTGATTCCATCGCCAAAGGTCGCTACCTATGACCTGCAGCCGGAAATGAGCGCTCCGGAAGTGACCGACCGCATCGTTGAAGCCATCGAGCAGCAGCGTTACGACGTGATCGTGGTCAACTATGCCAACGGCGACATGGTCGGCCATAGCGGTGTATTCGAAGCGGCGGTCAAGGCAGTTGAGGCACTGGACCTGTGTGTCGGGCGCATCGTCCAAGCTCTCGACAAGGTTGGCGGCGAAGCCTTGATCACGGCTGACCATGGCAACGTCGAGCAAATGGAAGATGCCTGTACTGGTCAGGCGCACACCGCGCATACCACCGAGCCGGTGCCTTTCATCTATGTCGGCAAACGCAACGTCAAGGTCCGCGAAGGCGGTGTTCTGGCTGACGTCGCGCCAACCATGCTCAAACTGCTGGGCCTTGAAAAACCAGCAGAAATGACCGGCGAGTCGATTCTCGTAGAGGGCTGA
- a CDS encoding chorismate mutase, producing MRIPLLAALTAPLLSIQGCTPTTPADTALVQLLDSMEQRLDISEQVALSKWDSGQLVQAPQRERQVIAQAQSEALRSGVDAQRAGVFFFDQIEANKLLQYSALSRWHAAGSAPQTPRIDLATQLRPQLDRLQQVLLDELAEFDRHRPEPCSSALAQAIEKRKKSPERSLALIRATAHLCPAL from the coding sequence ATGCGCATACCGCTACTTGCCGCACTGACAGCCCCCTTGTTGTCAATTCAAGGTTGCACTCCGACAACACCAGCAGACACGGCACTGGTCCAGCTGCTGGACAGTATGGAGCAACGCCTGGACATATCCGAACAGGTTGCCTTGAGCAAATGGGATTCTGGCCAGCTGGTCCAGGCACCTCAGCGCGAACGCCAGGTCATTGCCCAGGCGCAATCAGAGGCACTCCGCTCCGGCGTCGATGCTCAGCGCGCAGGCGTATTTTTTTTCGATCAGATCGAAGCCAACAAACTGCTGCAATACAGCGCGTTATCGCGCTGGCATGCAGCAGGCAGCGCCCCACAGACACCACGCATCGACCTGGCAACGCAACTGCGCCCACAACTGGATCGCCTGCAGCAAGTCTTGCTCGATGAACTGGCCGAATTTGATCGTCATAGACCCGAGCCCTGCTCGTCAGCCTTGGCTCAAGCCATAGAAAAGCGGAAAAAGAGTCCCGAACGCTCCTTGGCGCTGATTCGTGCCACCGCCCATTTGTGTCCAGCACTATGA
- a CDS encoding S41 family peptidase: MLHSPRLTSLALTIAMVLGAPLARAAEPTKPTAVPATTVSAAASAKAPLPLDELRTFAEVMDRIKAAYVEPVDDKTLLENAIKGMLSNLDPHSAYLGPEDFQELQESTSGEFGGLGIEVGMEDGFVKVVSPIDDTPASRAGIEAGDLIVKINGQPTRGQTMTEAVDKMRGKIGEKITLTLVRDGGTPFDVTLARAVIQVKSVKSQLLEDGYGYIRITQFQVKTGEEVGKALAKLRKDNGKKLRGLVLDLRNNPGGVLQSAVEVADHFLTKGLIVYTKGRIANSELRFSADPADASEAVPLVVLINGGSASASEIVAGALQDQKRGVLMGTDSFGKGSVQTVLPLNNDRALKLTTALYYTPNGRSIQAQGIVPDIEVRQAKLTAEQDTENFKEADLQGHLGNGNGGADRPTSNAKRKERPQDNDFQLSQALSLLKGLSITHSK; encoded by the coding sequence ATGCTGCATTCGCCTCGCCTCACCTCGCTGGCCCTGACCATCGCCATGGTCCTTGGCGCGCCCCTGGCCCGCGCGGCCGAGCCGACCAAGCCCACCGCGGTGCCGGCCACGACGGTATCGGCTGCCGCTTCCGCCAAGGCACCGTTGCCTCTGGACGAGCTGCGCACCTTTGCCGAGGTCATGGACAGGATCAAAGCCGCTTATGTCGAACCTGTAGACGACAAGACCCTGCTGGAAAACGCCATCAAAGGCATGCTCAGCAACCTCGATCCGCACTCCGCCTACCTGGGGCCGGAAGATTTCCAGGAACTGCAGGAAAGCACCAGCGGCGAATTCGGCGGCCTGGGCATCGAAGTCGGTATGGAAGATGGCTTCGTCAAAGTGGTATCGCCAATTGACGACACGCCGGCCTCACGTGCCGGAATCGAAGCCGGCGACCTGATCGTCAAGATCAATGGCCAACCAACTCGCGGCCAGACCATGACTGAAGCGGTCGACAAGATGCGCGGCAAGATCGGTGAGAAAATTACCCTGACGCTGGTACGCGACGGCGGCACGCCATTCGACGTAACCCTTGCCCGCGCAGTCATTCAGGTCAAGAGCGTGAAGAGCCAACTGCTCGAAGACGGCTACGGCTATATCCGTATTACCCAGTTCCAGGTCAAGACCGGTGAAGAAGTCGGCAAGGCCCTGGCCAAGCTGCGCAAAGACAACGGTAAGAAGCTGCGCGGTCTGGTCCTGGACCTGCGCAACAACCCCGGAGGTGTACTGCAATCGGCGGTTGAAGTGGCAGACCACTTCTTGACCAAAGGCTTGATCGTCTACACCAAGGGACGGATTGCCAACTCCGAGCTGCGCTTCTCTGCCGATCCAGCCGACGCCAGTGAAGCAGTACCGCTTGTGGTACTGATCAACGGTGGCAGCGCCTCGGCGTCGGAAATTGTCGCTGGCGCACTGCAAGACCAGAAGCGCGGCGTGCTGATGGGGACCGACAGCTTCGGCAAGGGCTCGGTGCAAACCGTATTGCCGTTGAACAATGATCGTGCGCTCAAGCTCACCACAGCGCTGTATTACACCCCCAATGGCCGTTCGATTCAGGCCCAGGGCATTGTTCCGGACATCGAGGTGCGCCAGGCGAAGTTGACCGCCGAGCAAGACACCGAGAACTTCAAGGAAGCCGACCTGCAAGGCCACTTGGGCAACGGTAATGGTGGTGCCGACCGGCCAACCAGCAACGCCAAGCGCAAAGAGCGGCCACAAGACAACGACTTCCAGCTCAGCCAGGCCCTCAGCCTGCTCAAGGGCTTGAGCATCACCCACAGCAAGTGA
- a CDS encoding rhodanese-like domain-containing protein, whose amino-acid sequence MVAHLIEFATNHYLLVGIFVVLLILLIVTEARKGGRSLSTGELTALVNSEKGLVIDIRSTKDYAAGHIVGALNIPQDKFAARIGELEKHKAKTLIVVDAMGQHAGTTARELLKAGFTAAKLSGGVSSWKADNLPLVK is encoded by the coding sequence ATGGTTGCTCACCTGATTGAATTCGCAACAAATCACTATCTGCTGGTTGGTATCTTCGTCGTTCTGCTGATTCTGCTGATCGTTACTGAAGCCCGCAAAGGTGGTCGTAGCCTGAGTACCGGCGAGCTGACGGCACTGGTCAACAGCGAGAAAGGCCTGGTTATCGACATCCGTTCGACCAAGGATTACGCGGCTGGCCACATTGTTGGCGCTCTGAATATTCCGCAAGACAAGTTCGCTGCCCGTATCGGCGAGCTGGAAAAGCACAAGGCCAAGACCCTGATCGTGGTCGATGCGATGGGCCAGCATGCCGGCACCACCGCCCGTGAATTGCTCAAGGCCGGTTTTACCGCTGCCAAGCTGTCCGGTGGTGTGTCGAGCTGGAAAGCCGACAACCTGCCTCTGGTGAAGTGA
- the secB gene encoding protein-export chaperone SecB gives MTDQQNNEAAAADESAPQFSLQRIYVRDLSFEAPKSPAIFRQQWEPSVALDLNTKQKGLEGDFHEVVLTLSVTVKNGDEVAFIAEVQQAGIFLIKNLDPASMSHTLGAFCPNILFPYAREALDSLVTRGSFPALMLSPVNFDALYAQEMQRMQEAGEAPSLQ, from the coding sequence ATGACTGATCAACAGAACAACGAAGCGGCCGCTGCTGACGAAAGCGCTCCACAATTCTCCCTGCAGCGCATCTATGTGCGTGACCTGTCGTTCGAAGCGCCGAAAAGCCCGGCGATCTTCCGTCAGCAGTGGGAACCAAGTGTTGCCCTGGACCTGAACACCAAGCAGAAAGGTCTGGAAGGTGATTTCCACGAAGTCGTGCTGACCCTGTCGGTTACCGTCAAGAACGGTGACGAAGTGGCCTTCATCGCTGAAGTCCAACAGGCCGGTATCTTCCTGATCAAGAACCTGGACCCGGCTTCGATGAGCCACACCCTGGGTGCGTTCTGCCCGAACATCCTGTTCCCGTATGCGCGTGAAGCGCTGGACAGCCTGGTGACCCGCGGTTCGTTCCCGGCCCTGATGCTATCGCCAGTCAACTTCGATGCGCTGTACGCACAAGAAATGCAACGCATGCAGGAAGCTGGCGAAGCCCCCTCGCTGCAATAA
- a CDS encoding divergent polysaccharide deacetylase family protein has translation MRYLLCTLLYLLSSAAFAAPAHQGKAYLSLIIDDLGQNSARDSRTLALPGPVTLAIMPDTPHATDFARQAHKAGKTVILHMPMDPATGPYAWHPGTPLPELAQRLAAALDKVPYAAGINNHMGSRMTSQAEPMAWLMAELQRRHLYFIDSRTSAATVAAAKAQALDLAHVSRDVFLDDVRTPEAIAAQLQQGIDLARKQGSAVLIGHPYPQTLEVLERELPRLKSQGIEWITIGQMIAQRGNLAMPAHGKHGLYQNR, from the coding sequence ATGCGCTACCTGTTGTGCACCCTTCTGTATCTGTTGAGCAGCGCCGCTTTTGCGGCGCCTGCCCATCAGGGCAAAGCCTACCTGAGCCTGATCATCGATGACCTGGGCCAGAACAGCGCTCGCGACAGCCGTACCTTGGCCCTACCCGGCCCGGTAACACTGGCGATCATGCCCGACACCCCTCATGCCACAGACTTCGCCCGCCAGGCCCACAAGGCTGGAAAGACGGTGATTCTGCACATGCCCATGGACCCGGCAACCGGTCCTTACGCCTGGCATCCGGGTACGCCACTGCCCGAGCTGGCGCAGCGCCTGGCTGCGGCCCTGGACAAGGTGCCTTATGCCGCTGGGATCAACAATCACATGGGCAGTCGCATGACGTCGCAAGCCGAGCCGATGGCCTGGCTTATGGCTGAACTGCAACGCCGTCACCTGTACTTCATCGACAGCCGCACCAGCGCGGCCACCGTGGCCGCGGCCAAGGCTCAAGCACTCGATCTCGCGCATGTGTCGCGGGATGTGTTCCTCGATGATGTACGCACCCCAGAAGCCATTGCCGCGCAACTACAGCAAGGGATCGACTTGGCGCGCAAGCAGGGGTCGGCGGTGCTGATCGGCCACCCCTACCCGCAGACCCTCGAAGTGCTCGAACGCGAACTGCCCCGGCTCAAAAGCCAGGGCATCGAGTGGATCACCATCGGCCAAATGATTGCCCAACGTGGCAACCTGGCCATGCCAGCCCATGGCAAACACGGCCTGTACCAGAACCGCTAG
- the ntrC gene encoding nitrogen regulation protein NR(I), whose protein sequence is MSRSETVWIVDDDRSIRWVLEKALQQEGMTTQSFDSADGVMSRLARQQPDVIISDIRMPGASGLDLLAQIREQHPRLPVIIMTAHSDLDSAVASYQGGAFEYLPKPFDVDEAVSLVKRANQHAQEQQGLDAAPTLTRTPEIIGEAPAMQEVFRAIGRLSHSNITVLINGESGTGKELVAHALHRHSPRAASPFIALNMAAIPKDLMESELFGHEKGAFTGAANLRRGRFEQADGGTLFLDEIGDMPADTQTRLLRVLADGEFYRVGGHVPVKVDVRIIAATHQNLETLVQAGKFREDLFHRLNVIRIHIPRLADRREDIPTLARHFLGRAAQELAVEPKLLKPETEEFMRNLPWPGNVRQLENTCRWITVMASGREVHVGDLPPELLNLPQDTAPVTNWEQALRQWADQALSRGQSSLLDSAVPSFERIMIETALKHTAGRRRDAAVLLGWGRNTLTRKIKELGMKVAGGEEDGEDEA, encoded by the coding sequence ATGAGCCGAAGTGAAACCGTCTGGATCGTCGACGATGATCGTTCCATCCGCTGGGTCCTGGAAAAAGCCCTGCAACAGGAAGGCATGACCACCCAGAGCTTCGACAGTGCCGACGGGGTCATGAGTCGCCTGGCCCGCCAGCAGCCGGATGTGATCATCTCCGATATCCGCATGCCCGGCGCCAGCGGCCTGGACCTGCTCGCACAGATTCGCGAACAGCATCCGCGCCTGCCAGTGATCATCATGACCGCCCATTCGGACCTCGACAGCGCGGTGGCCTCCTATCAAGGTGGTGCCTTCGAATACCTGCCCAAACCGTTCGACGTCGATGAGGCAGTGTCATTGGTCAAACGGGCCAATCAGCACGCTCAGGAGCAGCAAGGACTGGATGCCGCTCCAACCCTGACCCGCACCCCGGAAATCATTGGCGAAGCGCCAGCGATGCAGGAGGTGTTCCGCGCCATCGGCCGCCTGAGCCACTCCAACATCACCGTGCTCATCAACGGCGAGTCAGGCACCGGCAAAGAGCTGGTAGCCCATGCCCTGCACCGCCACAGCCCCCGTGCGGCTTCACCGTTCATCGCCTTGAACATGGCAGCCATTCCCAAGGACCTGATGGAATCCGAGCTGTTCGGTCACGAAAAAGGCGCGTTTACCGGTGCCGCCAACCTGCGTCGAGGGCGATTCGAGCAGGCCGACGGCGGCACGCTGTTCCTCGACGAGATCGGCGATATGCCGGCCGATACCCAAACCCGACTGCTGCGTGTACTGGCTGATGGCGAATTCTATCGGGTTGGCGGTCATGTGCCGGTCAAGGTCGATGTGCGGATTATCGCGGCGACTCACCAAAACTTGGAAACCCTGGTACAAGCCGGCAAGTTCCGCGAAGACTTGTTCCATCGCTTGAACGTTATCCGTATTCATATTCCACGCCTGGCCGATCGTCGCGAGGACATCCCGACACTGGCGCGACACTTCCTCGGCCGTGCCGCTCAGGAACTCGCGGTCGAGCCCAAGCTGCTCAAGCCGGAAACCGAAGAGTTCATGCGCAATCTGCCGTGGCCAGGCAACGTTCGCCAGCTGGAAAACACTTGTCGCTGGATCACGGTGATGGCGTCGGGTCGGGAAGTGCATGTTGGTGACTTGCCGCCTGAACTGCTCAACCTGCCTCAGGACACCGCTCCGGTGACCAACTGGGAACAGGCATTGCGTCAGTGGGCAGACCAGGCTTTATCCCGTGGCCAATCGAGCCTGCTCGACAGCGCCGTGCCAAGTTTCGAACGCATCATGATCGAGACGGCCCTCAAGCACACTGCTGGCCGACGGCGCGATGCTGCGGTGCTGCTCGGCTGGGGGCGCAACACCTTGACGCGCAAAATCAAGGAACTGGGAATGAAAGTGGCCGGCGGTGAAGAGGACGGCGAGGACGAAGCCTGA
- the trmL gene encoding tRNA (uridine(34)/cytosine(34)/5-carboxymethylaminomethyluridine(34)-2'-O)-methyltransferase TrmL has product MFHVILFQPEIPPNTGNIIRLCANSGCHLHLIEPIGFELDDKRLRRAGLDYHEYATLKRHTDLSSCLESLGQPRLFAFTTKASHPYHETAFQPGDAFLFGPESRGLPAEVLDNLPAQQRLRLPMRPGCRSLNLSNTVAVTVYEAWRQQGFA; this is encoded by the coding sequence ATGTTTCACGTCATCCTCTTTCAACCAGAGATTCCGCCGAATACCGGCAACATTATCAGGCTGTGTGCCAACAGCGGCTGCCACTTGCACCTGATCGAGCCCATTGGCTTCGAACTGGACGACAAGCGTCTGCGTCGCGCCGGGCTGGACTACCACGAGTATGCCACTCTCAAACGTCATACCGATTTGTCCAGTTGCCTGGAAAGCCTCGGCCAGCCACGACTGTTCGCCTTCACTACCAAGGCCTCGCACCCCTACCACGAAACGGCGTTCCAGCCTGGTGATGCCTTTTTGTTCGGCCCGGAAAGCCGGGGCCTGCCTGCCGAGGTACTCGACAACCTGCCTGCGCAGCAGCGCCTGCGGCTGCCCATGCGCCCGGGGTGCCGGAGCCTGAACCTTTCTAATACGGTGGCAGTGACAGTGTATGAGGCTTGGCGTCAGCAGGGTTTTGCCTGA